A single Ciona intestinalis chromosome 12, KH, whole genome shotgun sequence DNA region contains:
- the LOC100179181 gene encoding uncharacterized protein LOC100179181, which produces MKIILAGLPKTGTNSIREALTMLGYQVYDAENNFEHLHDQWTKIMTVGGTADDFREMYKDIDATCDVPACHYWEEMHKAFPDAKILLMVRDTEEEWLGSMNLQMRMLSTCGLYSAISRLSPHCSKLQRFLNNAIRIAFGSVPISPWETYVPNNQALRIAYRNHNARVLQVAPKDKLLVYKCSEGWPKLCKFLGCQIPDDDFPHKNKKGEILKNNMNDTSPGYRQIKREITVSLCAFVCGIGYLAYVVAHASRIIY; this is translated from the exons atgaaaataatattgGCTGGACTGCCTAAAACCGGCACGAACTCGATTCGAGAGGCATTGACAATGCTGGGGTATCAGGTTTACGACGCCGAGAATAATTTTGAACATCTGCACGACCAATGGACAAAAATTATGACCGTTGGGGGAACGGCTGACGATTTTCGAGAGATGTACAAAGACATAGATGCCACATGTGACGTCCCAGCATGCCACTATTGGGAAGAGATGCATAAAGCTTTTCCGGACgcaaag ATCTTACTGATGGTTCGAGATACAGAAGAAGAATGGCTGGGAAGCATGAATCTACAAATGCGAATGTTGTCAACGTGTGGACTCTACAGCGCCATCAGCCGGCTGTCACCACACTGCTCTAAACTACAACGATTTCTCAACAACGCAA TTCGTATCGCCTTCGGTTCGGTTCCTATCTCACCTTGGGAGACCTACGTTCCAAACAACCAAGCCTTAAGAATAGCATACAGAAATCACAACGCAAGAGTCTTACAG GTTGCACCAAAAGACAAACTGTTAGTGTACAAGTGTTCGGAGGGTTGGCCCAAACTTTGCAAGTTTCTCGGCTGCCAAATACCAGACGACGATTTcccacacaaaaataaaaaaggcgaaatcctaaaaaacaatatgaacGACACTAGCCCAGGTTACCGGCAGATAAAACGTGAAATAACAGTTTCGCTGTGTGCCTTCGTGTGTGGCATAGGTTATCTTGCATACGTGGTGGCACACGCGTCTCGTATTATCTattaa